In Harmonia axyridis chromosome X, icHarAxyr1.1, whole genome shotgun sequence, a single window of DNA contains:
- the LOC123686056 gene encoding uncharacterized protein LOC123686056 isoform X2, translating into MLNVECNASNDQQIFFGNPKLEGHEGSIWRTIGYEEQNDPKKIFFLRMDLNQNNPSDLENSSPGDPEMHLNEERSKRQADEQVLGMVEMKTDTDEEPSTQKQELDTLDTLQVFTETAPTTTEIGAQENNSKNNFIPINDFIRFRRQLKHGGDNGSNSMGKVQNFDLEKENADSQNNRGARGLTKQEWVKFPYQIQRTLTSDDSIASSSDFSKPRRVHFITQKQFEVENPLASSNQRQGRVSDTSRPSRNQPRDPRVEMDQRKGQDLFTPRLRDFDGPPDYPYFQNSRGRYYERDLIENRRPGSRSLEIYPRYRDRRIIYYANLPEITRNSPRLRETERYRDPFYDEYSGHLYQRAFYRNNRNEEILPMKVSADINVREVKKNPEKRIYSDVQRKYPYDLPPFDANQPTRH; encoded by the exons ATGCTCAATGTAGAATGTAATGCATCTAATGACcaacaaatattttttggaaaCCCTAAGCTTGAAGGCCATGAAGGATCAATTTGGAGAACTATTGGATATGAAGAACAAAATGACCCCAAGAAGATATTTTTTCTCAGGATGGATTTGAATCAGAATAATCCATCAGATTTAG AAAATTCAAGTCCCGGAGATCCAGAAATGCACTTAAATGAAGAAAGAAGCAAGAGACAAGCGGATGAACAAGTACTTGGTATGGTTGAAATGAAAACAGATACTGACGAAGAACCAAGCACTCAAAAACAAGAACTCGACACTCTGGACACTTTGCAAGTGTTTACAGAAACAGCTCCTACAACAACTGAAATTGGTGCacaagaaaataattctaaaaataatttcataccaatcaatgatttcaTCAGGTTCAGAAGACAATTAAAACATGGAGGAGACAACGGATCTAACAG CATGGGTAAAGTACAAAATTTCGACCTTGAGAAAGAAAACGCTGATAGTCAAAATAATAGAGGAGCACGTGGATTGACAAAACAAGAATGGGTTAAATTTCCTTATCAAATTCAGAGGACTCTAACGAGTGACGATTCTATAGCTTCGTCTAGTGACTTCAGCAAACCTAGAAGAGTGCATTTTATTActcagaagcaatttgaagttGAGAACCCATTGGCGTCTTCAAATCAAAGACAAGGAAGAGTTTCAGATACTTCCAGACCGTCTAGAAATCAACCTAGGGATCCTAGGGTTGAAATGGATCAGAGAAAGGGTCAGGACCTCTTCACCCCGAGATTAAGGGACTTTGATGGTCCTCCAGATTATCCATACTTTCAAAATTCTAGAGGGAGATATTACGAAAGAGACTTGATAGAAAATAGGAGGCCTGGTTCAAGGTCTCTGGAAATCTATCCAAGATATAGAGACAGAAGGATAATTTACTATGCAAACCTGCCAGAAATTACCAGAAATTCACCACGGTTGAGAGAAACGGAGAGGTACAGGGATCCTTTTTATGACGAATATTCTGGACATCTGTACCAAAGGGCGTTTTATAGGAACAACAGGAACGAAGAAATACTTCCCATGAAGGTATCTGCAGATATAAATGTGAGGGAGGTGAAGAAAAATCCGGAAAAGAGAATTTACTCCGATGTTCAGAGAAAATATCCTTACGATTTACCACCATTTGATGCTAATCAGCCAACAAGGCATTAA
- the LOC123686056 gene encoding uncharacterized protein LOC123686056 isoform X1 has translation MSKKNETKRVRFLFYAFLMLNVECNASNDQQIFFGNPKLEGHEGSIWRTIGYEEQNDPKKIFFLRMDLNQNNPSDLENSSPGDPEMHLNEERSKRQADEQVLGMVEMKTDTDEEPSTQKQELDTLDTLQVFTETAPTTTEIGAQENNSKNNFIPINDFIRFRRQLKHGGDNGSNSMGKVQNFDLEKENADSQNNRGARGLTKQEWVKFPYQIQRTLTSDDSIASSSDFSKPRRVHFITQKQFEVENPLASSNQRQGRVSDTSRPSRNQPRDPRVEMDQRKGQDLFTPRLRDFDGPPDYPYFQNSRGRYYERDLIENRRPGSRSLEIYPRYRDRRIIYYANLPEITRNSPRLRETERYRDPFYDEYSGHLYQRAFYRNNRNEEILPMKVSADINVREVKKNPEKRIYSDVQRKYPYDLPPFDANQPTRH, from the exons ATGTCTAAAAAAAATG aaacaaaACGTGTGCGTTTTTTATTTTATGCGTTCTTAATGCTCAATGTAGAATGTAATGCATCTAATGACcaacaaatattttttggaaaCCCTAAGCTTGAAGGCCATGAAGGATCAATTTGGAGAACTATTGGATATGAAGAACAAAATGACCCCAAGAAGATATTTTTTCTCAGGATGGATTTGAATCAGAATAATCCATCAGATTTAG AAAATTCAAGTCCCGGAGATCCAGAAATGCACTTAAATGAAGAAAGAAGCAAGAGACAAGCGGATGAACAAGTACTTGGTATGGTTGAAATGAAAACAGATACTGACGAAGAACCAAGCACTCAAAAACAAGAACTCGACACTCTGGACACTTTGCAAGTGTTTACAGAAACAGCTCCTACAACAACTGAAATTGGTGCacaagaaaataattctaaaaataatttcataccaatcaatgatttcaTCAGGTTCAGAAGACAATTAAAACATGGAGGAGACAACGGATCTAACAG CATGGGTAAAGTACAAAATTTCGACCTTGAGAAAGAAAACGCTGATAGTCAAAATAATAGAGGAGCACGTGGATTGACAAAACAAGAATGGGTTAAATTTCCTTATCAAATTCAGAGGACTCTAACGAGTGACGATTCTATAGCTTCGTCTAGTGACTTCAGCAAACCTAGAAGAGTGCATTTTATTActcagaagcaatttgaagttGAGAACCCATTGGCGTCTTCAAATCAAAGACAAGGAAGAGTTTCAGATACTTCCAGACCGTCTAGAAATCAACCTAGGGATCCTAGGGTTGAAATGGATCAGAGAAAGGGTCAGGACCTCTTCACCCCGAGATTAAGGGACTTTGATGGTCCTCCAGATTATCCATACTTTCAAAATTCTAGAGGGAGATATTACGAAAGAGACTTGATAGAAAATAGGAGGCCTGGTTCAAGGTCTCTGGAAATCTATCCAAGATATAGAGACAGAAGGATAATTTACTATGCAAACCTGCCAGAAATTACCAGAAATTCACCACGGTTGAGAGAAACGGAGAGGTACAGGGATCCTTTTTATGACGAATATTCTGGACATCTGTACCAAAGGGCGTTTTATAGGAACAACAGGAACGAAGAAATACTTCCCATGAAGGTATCTGCAGATATAAATGTGAGGGAGGTGAAGAAAAATCCGGAAAAGAGAATTTACTCCGATGTTCAGAGAAAATATCCTTACGATTTACCACCATTTGATGCTAATCAGCCAACAAGGCATTAA